From Chryseotalea sp. WA131a:
TTCCTGCGCAGGTTCAGTTTCATATCGGTGTAGATGCGGTAGACGCGTTTATGGTTGTCCCCAAAATTTAATAGCCGCAGCCGGTGGCACATCATCCAGAAGCCCCAGCGGCAATGGAGCTCTGCCATCATTTGAAGTTGTTCACGGATTGGCCCATCATTTTTTGGCTTGGGTTTGTAACGGTGAACTGAGGGGTGAGTGCCCAGCAGTTGGCAGACCTGACGAATGCTGATGGAATGCTCTTCTGTAGAGTAGTCAATCAGCTCCCGTTTTTCGGCAGGCCATAAAGCTTTTTTTCGACAATGTCCTTTAAAACGGTAATCTGCAAGGTCTGCCCGGCTACAATTTTCTTGTACTGGGCCAACTCACCTTCCAACTCCTTTACCCGCTTGAGCTGGTGCACCTCCATACCGGAATACTTACTCTTCCAGTAATAAAATGTAGGTTGGCTGATGCCATTCTCCCGGCAGATGTCGGCCACTTTCTTTCCTTGTTCTTGCTGTTTGAGGATGCCCACGATTTGGCTCTCATTGAATTTTGTTGTTTTCATTTCTTCCCAATTTTAACGATTAAACTCTATTTATAATCGCTACTGTTTTTGGGGGAGCTTTCAGTTTGATCTACCTAAACTTTGATCTTCAGCAAGATGTTAAAAAGTTCATACTTACCTATCACGGAAAGGAATCATTTGCGCTGGCCTATCAACATAAATCTCGATTTGTGGAGTTGATTTTTAAAAGAAAAAATTAGAAGTCATAACTGAAAGTTTAGATTTGGAGAGCATATTTTCTCTTCAAAAAAGGATAGCTTGCCACGGCTGACAAAATAATCAGCGTACCTACGTAAAAATTCCAACTCATTACTTCTTGCTGACCAAATACCAGCAAGGCAAGAATAATTCCGTAAACGGGCTCTAAGTTCAAAGCCAATTGAATAAAAAATACAGAGAGTTTTTTGGTGAGGTTGATCGCTACCGAATAGGCATATACCGAGCAAGCCCACGCCATGATGGCAATGTACACCCAATCCATCGCGGCAGGCAGTAGTTGCAGTTCATTGCCTTCTGCCCAAAACTGTTGATAGGGCGGAAACATCAATGCAACAAACAAACATGCTCCCAGCATTTCGTAAAAGGTAATGGTGTGGGCATTTACGCGCGCCACTAGTTTTGCATTGATTACACTGAAGATGGCCGCGGTAAGCCCTGAAAGAATGCCCAAAAACAAACCCCACGCAAAGTTGAAATTAATTGAAAAAATAATGGCCAGTCCAAGCAACACCACAATGCCTAAACTCATTTCAAGCCAATGTATTTTTTTGCGGTTAGCAATAGGCTCGATCAAGGCTGCCCAAAATGAGCAAGTGGCAAAGCCAACCAAACTGGTAGAAGGGTTAGAAACTCGGCCCGAAGAAAAAAATGTAAGCCAATGAATGGCCACAATTGCACCGGTCAATAAAATTTTAATTAGATCTCGCGTGTCAACTTTGAAGGAGGTTCGGAAAAGGATCATTAAAAATCCCATGCCGATGGCGGCCAATAGAGTCCTGTAAAAAACCATTTCCACCGAAGGGATGCTCACGAGCTTACCCAGCACGGCAGTAAATCCCCACAAGAAAACCAAGAAATGAAGTTTCAGATAATCTTTGGTGGTGGCTACTGCTCCGCTCATTTTTAATTCTTTTTAGTAGTTGGAGCAGAAATCAACGCGGCACGTATTTGTACATCAAGAAGGCGATTCCTCCAAAGATAATATTGGGCAACCAAGCGGCCAAGAGCGGAGAGATAGATCCTGTTTGCGCAAACGTGCTGGTGATGGTAAAGAAGATGATGAATACAAATGCCATTAAAAACCCTAAAGCAATTTGAAAGCCTGTGCCACCTCTGCTTTTGCGCGCAGCCACAATCGCTCCCATAAAAACCAACACGTAAATATAAAAGGGCGATGAATACCGAATGTGCCTTTCCACTTCGTAGGCCTCCACACCAGTGGACCCCCGAAATCGCAGTGTATTTATTTTTTCATTTAGTTCGGTGATGGTCATGCCCGCATACATCTTGCTGTCGTTCTCAAAATCTTTTGGGGTAATCACCAAAGTGGTATCTAAATTTTCTCCTTTTTCGAGCGAACTGATTTGGTTGGGTTTCAATTGAAAGAGTTCGTCAATTTTTTTTCGTTTCCAAATGCGCAGTGTCCACTTGTGCTTGGTAGAATCCCATTGAATATTCTCGGCAGAAAGTTTCTCTGTCAATAAGCCATTATTAAAACGCTCCAATGAGAATTGATATCCGGTGTTGGATTGATTGTTGTAATTCTGAATGAACAAATAAACATTGGGTGCTACCTGCATGTGCACATTTCGTTTATCGTAATAATATTTATTTTGAAAATAGGTCATTTCAAAAACCAATCGATTGTTGTTTGACCTTGGGATGACCCATCCGTTTAGAAAAAAGCTAATGACAGCCAAAATGGTGGCGGCATAAAAGTAAGGTCTTAAAAATCTTCGGAAACTTGCACCACTGCTTAAGATGGCAATGATTTCGGTGCGTGAGGCCAAACGGGAGGTAACAAAAATTACGGCAATGAAAATGGTGATAGGAGAGAGGAACCCCGCAATCCAAACGATGAAATCAAAATAATAAACAAGAATAGCCTTGGTGCTGAGTTTGAACTGAACGAACTTATCAATCTTCTCGGTAACGTCAATCACACAAATAATGGCCTCAAGAATCAATACCACAAAGAAAAACGTGGACAGGATTTTTTTGAGGATATAGCGATCGAGGATGGTCATTTAGTGGGACTTGGGTAGTAGGGCATTTGGGGCATTAGGGATTGGGCATTAGGGATTAGGACGTAGGTTTCAAAATCATAGTCGGGTGGTTACACGTTTTACCATTTCGTTTTTCCATTCTGCAAATGTGCCTTCTTCAATTTTTACCCTTGCTTTTCGCACCAGCCAAAGATAGAAGGTAAGGTTGTGGATAGAAGCAATTTGCGCGCCTAAAATCTCTTTGGAGATAATTAAGTGGCGCAAGTAAGCCTTGGAGTAGAAAGTACTGGCATATCCACCGATGGCCGGGTCGATAGGGGTAAGATCATCTTTCCATTTTTCATTTCGGATGTTGATGATGCCTTCGCTGGTGAACAACATGCCGTTGCGCGCATTCCGGGTGGGCATAACACAATCAAACATATCAATGCCCAAAGCAATGCACTCCAAAATATTTTCAGGTGTGCCCACGCCCATCAAGTAGCGGGGTTTATCAGTCGGTAAAATGCCACAAACCAAATCGGTCATTTCATACATCATTTCGTGTGGTTCCCCCACCGACAGTCCGCCAATAGCGTTGCCTTGTTGTTGTTGGTTGGCGATAAATTCAGCCGATTCTTTTCGCAGGTCTTTGTACACACTTCCTTGCACGATGGGAAAAAGAACTTGCTTGTATCCATACTTTGGTTGTGTGCTATTTACCCGATCTACACAACGCTTCAACCATCGATGCGTAAGATGCATGGATTTTTTGGCGTACTCGTATTCGCAAGGGTAAGGCGTACATTCGTCAAACGCCATGATGATGTCTGCCCCAATGGTGCGTTCAATGTCCATTACTCCCTCGGGCGTAAACGTGTGCTTCGATCCATCGATATGCGATTTAAAGATTACACCCTCTTCGGTGATCTTCCGGTTGGCACCTAACGAGTACACTTGGTAGCCACCGCTATCGGTAAGAATGGGCCTGTCCCAACCATTGAATTTATGTAGTCCGCCAGCTTGCTCCAGTATTTCCAAACCCGGACGCAAGTACAGGTGATAGGTATTCCCCAAAATTATTTTGGCATCGATGTCCTCTTTCAATTCTCGCTGGTGTACTGCCTTTACCGATCCGGCTGTGCCCACGGGCATAAAGATGGGAGTGGGGATTTCCCCATGATCGGTAATGAGTTTTCCGCTCCGGGCTTTTGAGCGTGGATCTACTTTAGATAGTTGGAATTGCATGTGGGTGCAAAGGTAATGGATTGCACTATTTTTAAATGGATGTGTTTTTTGATTTGCGGTGAGCGTTTTGCCTGATTTGGCGACAGTTTCAATTCATTGGTCTTAACAACTTCTTAACTTCTTGATGTCGCACAAAAAACGGTTGGAAAGTTTAGTTTGAATATCTTTGCGCTCTTCTTATGCGCGGTGTTATAGCTTTTAGTCTCTTATTGATGTCTTTGTCTTCTCTAGGGCAAAAGAACAAACCTGGTTTGCCCTTGTTGATAGGCAAAGCGAGCGAGCCTATTGTACTTGATGGGCAACTTAGCGAGCCCACTTGGCAAAAGGCCGATGTGGCTAAGAATTTTTATTTGAACTTTCCGGTAGATTCACTTCCGCCCACGTATCAATCAGAAGCGAGATTAGCCTACGATGATCACTTTTTGTATGTATCGTTTGTGTGTTATGATGATGCCAAGCCCAACATTATGCAATCGCTGCGTAGAGACGTGGATTGGGAATTAAACGATAACATTGGTATTTTCTTAGATTCTTATAACGACTATACCAACGGGTTTTATTTTACCATTACTCCTTTTGGTGTGCAGTCAGAAGGGGTGATGTCGGGTGGAGGACAAGATGATGATTCGTTCAACGGAAGTTGGGACAACAAATGGTATTCAGAAGTGAAGCGC
This genomic window contains:
- a CDS encoding LptF/LptG family permease, coding for MTILDRYILKKILSTFFFVVLILEAIICVIDVTEKIDKFVQFKLSTKAILVYYFDFIVWIAGFLSPITIFIAVIFVTSRLASRTEIIAILSSGASFRRFLRPYFYAATILAVISFFLNGWVIPRSNNNRLVFEMTYFQNKYYYDKRNVHMQVAPNVYLFIQNYNNQSNTGYQFSLERFNNGLLTEKLSAENIQWDSTKHKWTLRIWKRKKIDELFQLKPNQISSLEKGENLDTTLVITPKDFENDSKMYAGMTITELNEKINTLRFRGSTGVEAYEVERHIRYSSPFYIYVLVFMGAIVAARKSRGGTGFQIALGFLMAFVFIIFFTITSTFAQTGSISPLLAAWLPNIIFGGIAFLMYKYVPR
- the tgt gene encoding tRNA guanosine(34) transglycosylase Tgt, which codes for MQFQLSKVDPRSKARSGKLITDHGEIPTPIFMPVGTAGSVKAVHQRELKEDIDAKIILGNTYHLYLRPGLEILEQAGGLHKFNGWDRPILTDSGGYQVYSLGANRKITEEGVIFKSHIDGSKHTFTPEGVMDIERTIGADIIMAFDECTPYPCEYEYAKKSMHLTHRWLKRCVDRVNSTQPKYGYKQVLFPIVQGSVYKDLRKESAEFIANQQQQGNAIGGLSVGEPHEMMYEMTDLVCGILPTDKPRYLMGVGTPENILECIALGIDMFDCVMPTRNARNGMLFTSEGIINIRNEKWKDDLTPIDPAIGGYASTFYSKAYLRHLIISKEILGAQIASIHNLTFYLWLVRKARVKIEEGTFAEWKNEMVKRVTTRL
- a CDS encoding EamA family transporter, with protein sequence MSGAVATTKDYLKLHFLVFLWGFTAVLGKLVSIPSVEMVFYRTLLAAIGMGFLMILFRTSFKVDTRDLIKILLTGAIVAIHWLTFFSSGRVSNPSTSLVGFATCSFWAALIEPIANRKKIHWLEMSLGIVVLLGLAIIFSINFNFAWGLFLGILSGLTAAIFSVINAKLVARVNAHTITFYEMLGACLFVALMFPPYQQFWAEGNELQLLPAAMDWVYIAIMAWACSVYAYSVAINLTKKLSVFFIQLALNLEPVYGIILALLVFGQQEVMSWNFYVGTLIILSAVASYPFLKRKYALQI